The genomic segment GTGAGCTTCACCCAACTCCTCCTTAGCCTTCTCCCTGTCCCATGGAATGTTCACAATCTCCAGGTCTTCCGATACCATCTCCAGCGGTTTGTTGCACACCACATGCAGACAGAGCCTCTTGCCCCATTCCTTCCGGATGGCGCGAGCAGTCACCTCCAAATCACTGATGATAGCACTCAGATACGCCAATCCATTGGCAGTGGCCACCCAAACCAACCTGATTTCTTGCTCAAACAAAGCCTTTCTGCGTGCCAGGATCATGGCAGCATCAAGTGTCAGCATATCCCCATCCGTGGTAGGGAGCAGTGTCACCTTCTCCTGATAGCATGGCTCAACCAATGACATCAAAAAGCTGTTCGTCACCACAATCTTATGACTCGTTCGTGCCATGAAGTTGAAGTCAGCCTTCGAGATGGTCCTTGTCTCGAGCATGTTATCGTCAAAGTCCCATATCAGTTGGTTCCTCCTGCTTAGTATTTTGATGAGGCAACGATGCAACAAAGGCAAGTGATGAGGCACCACCACCTTCGATATAATCACCGTTCCCCCATGGAGTGTCATCACATCGTGAAACAAAGAAACCAGTGTTCTCACCACATAGAAGAGATACAGGAACACCTTCATCAAAAGCTTTCCCTTTTTGCTCCTACTGTGCCACCATGTATAGACACCATTGGGCAGAGCCGAGTGCAGTCTGGCACCACTGCCTAGGAAATATTGCGTCAACCTGTAGTAGCTTGACGGTGTGAGGTGAGCGTTCTGAAGGTATATGGATACTTGTTTCATGCTTTATACTTTTCCGATGAGAATTCTAATCATTAAGAAAAACTGATCTGTGGCCCGGGTCATCCTGATACCTTTGGGTGCGTGAGGCAGTCCCAAGAGCCACGAGAGTCTGAGCCACCAATGCTGTCTGTAGGTTGCCACAAACGAGATGAGCTTTCTGTCGTCCACAGAGAGCAGTGTGTCGTAGGCCTTCAATAGTTCCTGAGCCTCAATCTCCCTGAAGTGTTGCGTCTTGAGTGTCTTGAACGACTTCATCTTACTGTGAAGACGCTGGATGAACGTTGATTTCGCTCCGATTTCGTTATTCCGGTGCTGTCTGTACAGTATGTATGGCTGCGGGTCATAGATAATCTTTCCCAGAAACATACACGAGTGAAACAGCCACAGGTCGTGCAGGTGCAATCGCTGGACGTCATACGATGTAGCCACCTGCAGTAACGCCCTGTTGAACACCATGGTGCATCCTGTGGCAAAGCTCTCAACCAGTGATTTCGCCTTATTCGTCGTCTCAGGCAGTCCCTGGCGTTTCAGTCCCAGCGTGTGCAACTCTGCATCCGTGTATGTCAGGTTCGAACAGTACAGACAAGGTCCCTCCTCCTGAGCCTGTTCCAGTTGCGCTACAGCCCTGCTCACTTTGTCTTCCAGCCAATAATCATCCTGATCGCAGAAAGCAAAGTAAGCATAGTCCTCCAGATGTGCCTTCGCATATTGCAGCAAGAGCCAGAAACTCCTGGCACACCCCACGTTATCACCTTCAATCACCGTGATGCGCCCAGATTTCTGTTCATAGTCATGTAAGATACTCCGTGTTGCGTCGGTAGAGCAGTCATCTCGCACAACAATATCCAAGGCCTGATATGACTGACCGAGCAGACTGTCCAGCTGTTCAGCAATATATCTCTCTCCCTGATACGACGACAAGAGAACCAATACACGTTTAATGTCTTTTTCCTGCATATGCATTAATAGCGCCCCAGTTTGATGCGCTTTTTATATTTCAGTTTAAATTTGATATATTTGATGATGGAGCCATACCCCAGTGATGCCAGCATTGCATAGTAGTTGCGGTTACTCCTGATTACCTTGGTTAGATGTCTCAAACGGTAAGTCCAGTTCACGGCCTTTGCTTCCGTATCACCCGAACCCAGACAGTTGTTCCCATGTTGCCTATACAGCACCAGTTTCTGGTTGATTCCATGAATCAGTCCCCCCTCCTTCAGAGTGCATAAACAAACCCAGCAGTCGTGCATAATAGCCTTTTTCGCGTCATATCTGCAGCAAAGCTTTGCCTGCTTGTTAAACAGCATTGTACTGCCTGTGACATTGGCTGTGTGGCCTCCAAAATCATCAAAGGTCCTGAGGTACTGCGGATAGACACCCGTATGTAGCCACATCGACTCATACGTCATCTTCAGATGCTCGTCAACGATGCACAAGTCCGAGAACACCACAATGCCCTTCCCCTGCAGAGAGGCCTCTAATGCTTGCATCTCTTTCAGCGAAATTTCCACCTTTTCAGATACCCATACATCATCCTGGTCGCAAAACATATAATAGGGTGCATCCACCCGTTCCATCATGCTGAGGAAGTTGCGGCAGGCGCCCCCCTGAGACGCATAGTCCAGCAAAGAAATCTGCTGGGGGAAACGGCCGGCATAGTCCTTGAGGATATCCATGGTTGCATCTGTTGACCCATCATCATGGACATACAAGTGCCAGTCATGACACGTCTGCACCATGATCGAGTCCAGTTGCTCCCTGAGAAACCTTTCCCCGTTATAGGTAGCCATCAAGATGGCAATCGTTTGCTCCTTCATATCCTTCAGATGGGCGTTCTTAGTCCCTCAATCGTTCCTTTAATCAGCATCTTGATGCGGTTCCATTTATCCTCCTCGTCCAGGACGATGAGAACTAGTCGGCGCAAGTAATAGCGCTTGATGATCATCCATTTCTCCTGAAAGGTCAGCCAGTCGTGATGCTTCCTGAGGCAAATCATATGACTTCGAGCCATCGAGTAGGTGCGTTGTGCGTTGTGGTTACTCGTCTTCAGGTGCAAATGTTTCGAGAACGTAGGTGCCCCAATCGTATGACTAAGTATGGCGTCCGCCAGTTTCACAATGCGATAACCCTTCTTCTGAATTCTGATGGCCATATCGTGGTCCAGCGCATCCAGAGGCATCAGCTCGTCAGCCCCTCCAATGTCCTGAAGAACCTTGATGGGAATCACCGTGCCCGAGTTGATGAACAGACGAAGCACCTCCACTGGTTCAGCAGGTTTCGGTTGACCGGCAAAATAAGGCGTAAACACCCATTCGTGTCCCATGCGCCAGTGTTCCTCAATCATTTTTTTGTAGTCAGCAAAGTTCTGCCACTCACTGTCCTGGTCCATAATCAGCAGCATGTCGAATCCATTCTCCTGTGCATGGTGCCAGGCAAAGTTCACTGCTGATGCAATGCATCTGTTCTCTCCATTTCCCTGCCAAACAATTCTGTCAGCATCATCAGTCAGGATTGCCATCACCTGTTCCTTCACCTTGTCCTTCAGGGGCGAGTTGTCCCAGATGATGAGCTGGTCCAAGTACTCCAGATAACGTTTGATGTTATCCGTAGCCACCTGTATATTCGGATGATAGAGCGTTACAAGTCCCAGAAACTTCATATTCTTCATGTTGGCCTCTCCTTATTTTATTCTCCACCAGCCAGTGGCCCTGCCTTTCAGAATTTTGTTAAACTGCAGCATGTTCACCACAATACTCGGTGCAATGCAGAAACACATCACACCCATGAAACACAGAATGTTGTGTGTCTCTCTGCTCACCAGCCATGCCAGAGGAATGAACACCACCGTCATCACGGTCATATAGAGTTGCAGTCTCAATGCTCCTACACCATTCAGGAAGTAAGAGTATCTCAGACTCAGCACCATCAGGAAAATGTAGAGCGCCATCATGGCAGTCATGCCCATAGGCACCTCACAACGATCACCAATCCAGATGTCGTAGACCCATGGCGAGATGATGACCATCAGCACCAGCAGACCTAAGATCATCATCGTCATCCAGTTCATCCTTCTGCTCGAGCGCCTAATCCAGTCCATGTCCCCCCGTTCATAAGCATCCGTTGTAGCATTCCAGAAAGGCATGCAAATCACCGTAAAGGCAATCATCACAATACTCACATAGCGATAGGCAATCTGATAAGGTGTCACCATCTCGGGTGTGAAGAAGCGTGATATCAGGATGTTGGCCGTGGCAAACTGAATCAGGGCAGCCACCTGTAGCCAGAAAAACTTTACGCCAAGGTTGCCCAGTTCCATGGCAGCACCCATCTTCACCCATTTCAGCGAAGGTCTGAGCATGGGAAACTGCTTGAAGAACGTATAGGGATAGGCTATCAGATAAACCAGCAGTGGTGCAGCCGTGTTAGCAATGACGATGGCCGTGAACGAAGCTTGGTCGGTGTAGTAGAGTAGGGCAGTAAGAATCAACGCCACCGTCTGTCCCAAAGCTAGCAGCAGGTTACTCACAGCCGGCAGTTGCATGCCCATATACACATTGCCAATAAACTTCAGCACAAACGTCATGCATACCAAAGTCACTGCAGCCGTCAGAGCCGTACGCAGTTCCGGAATCAACTCCGGATCCACGTTGAGCATGCCATACACATCCCCATAGGCAATCAATGCCCACAGAATCAGAAGCAGCGGAACCACGATACAGATGAGCATAGCCAGTGTAGAACTCACAATCTGTCGCGCCTCCTCGTATTGCTGATGCGCCATGTGGATGGCCAACTTATTTCTGAGTCCGTTGCCCAAACCAATATCCATCTGGTCAATCCACACCAGGATGCTGCTGATGGTGAGCCACACTCCATTCTTATACGAGCCAAGACACGTCAGGGTGAGAGGCACCATCCATAGCACAATGAAGGCAGACCACCCCTTCACCACGAATGAGGCAGCCACATTGCTTATCAGGAGTTTAGATCTTTTGGTGTCTCTCTTATTAACCATATCCCTTTTGTTATTCAATGTTTCGAATGCTCTTATCCTCCACCTTCAGCATCGTAGCCTCCTGGTGCGCAATGGGACGGAACTCCACGTTCGCATCCTCGTTCAGCACACAGGTGTAGGGGTAGAAGAACTCATAAAAATACGTGTTGGTTATTTTGTAGTGTCCCGTATATAAGTCCAGCACAAAGAACAAACTACCCGCCAAGGTGGCCAGTCGGATGATGAGGTGCTCCTTCACACGGAATAGCAAGAAGATAAAGTCGGCAAAGGCAATGAAATACAGGATATACGCATAGTTGTAGAAACGCATAAATCCAGGGATGGCACTGGCGAAGATGGCCAGCATACACATATAAGCCGTGAACCGCTCCTTACACCTCTTCAGCTCCTCAGAAGGCTCAAACTGCACCGACGTATACATGATGACAAACGGGAATACCAAATATCTGGCAGCATGACGGATGAATCCAAATACCGAAGTAGCCTGCAGCGAGTAGTACATCACCTTGGTCGACATAGCTTCAGAGCCACCCAGAACAGCCAGTATCAGTCGTCCCAGAATCACGTCACTGATGAGCCACACCATAGCAGCCGCCAGAAACGCGTAGAGCAGTGTCTTCCATGATATTCTGATGAAAGCGAAAGGAAAGAGAATGGCGATGGCAGCCGAGAGGTGGAACATCAGCGCCAAGAGCAGCATCACGAAGAACACCCATCTCTTTCCGTCCATCCAGAACTTCATGCCCACCAATACCAAGGCCAGCGCAAAACCCTCACGCATCACCTCCGTATTGAAAATAAAATATTGTAATGATAGGAAGTAGATCAGCAGAAAAATAAAATACCGGTGTGTGTATTTCATCACGAAATAGCACACTGCGATATTAATAGCCATACTTTCCAGAAACTGTACGGCATAGAACGAGTCAAACACCGTTTTGCACACCATGTTCAGAATAGTCCAAAAAGGCATCTGTCCTCTGATCATCAGTCCCTTCAGGATGAAGTCACCCGTTTCCGACAAGTCCTTCGAGTAGTATTCAAACTCCTCCATATACGTAAACTTGTCAGCCCCCAGTCCATAGCTGAATCCCGACAGACAAACCAAGTAGCCGCACATCAGCCACATCCTGTGCACTTTGTGCGAGTCATATTCCTCTATCCCATCATAGCGGATAGAGAAATAGATGGTTAGTCCTATGAATATCAGATAGAAGACCGTCATAGACTACACGCGTTCAGAACCACTCCTTCAACTCTTTGCGGAAGATATGTACGACGGTTCCGCAGGTAGCCAAGAACAGCATAGCAGCCACGAAGATCATGCGCTTGGGGCCAGCAGGCTTCACGGGAACCGTGGCGTTGGTCAGTGTGGTGAACACAGGCGTGTTCTCCTGCACCTTAGCCTGAGCAGCCTCCAGTCGGGTGTTCATGGCCGTATAGATGTTGTACTTCAGTTGCATCTCGTTCTCCAAGTCATCCATCTTCGTCTTGGCACTCAGCAGATACACCTCCTGATGCGAGTCAGCATACGAAGCATAGGCAATGCGCGCCTTGTCATAGGCCTGTCGAGCCTCGTTGGTCAGCGTCTTATAGTGCTCATAGTCAATGCGCGATTTCTTCGTTCTGTAGTCCGTGATATATTCCTGTAGATGAGCCTTCACGCTATCAGCCATCAGAGCACACACCAGTGCATCCTGATCCGTCACGTTGATGGTCACCACATCTGTGGTACGGCTGTATGTACACACAATGTTGTCCATGGCCTTGCTGAAAATCTCCGAGTCTTTTTTCGACAATTGGAACGGATTGAAACGTTGTCCATCCTTTCCTGGAATACGATTGTCCTCCTTCTTAAACAGCGACTTCACCTGATCACCCACCCATCGGAAAGGAGCAGTCAGCACATTCTGCTTCTGGTGCTCCTTCAGGTAAGTGAAGTAATCCGTCTCCACCTCACCATCCAGGGTCTTCACCCGGATGTCCATCAGGTTCACCATAAACTGTGTCGACGAGAACAAGTCAGGATACAGTTGCGGATAGATGGCATCACCCGAGCCATTGCCAAGGCTCACGCCAAAACTCGAAGCCAGAGAGGCCAGACTACCCACATCCTCGTTGTTCGAACCTTCAGGGGCTATAGACACCTCAGCCGTGTAATAGCGAGGCTGTGGAAATATCCATACACAAGCCAGTACAAACGTGATGCCCCATACCTTGAAGAATAGCCATTTCCGGCTCATGCAGGTATTGAAAATCTTACGAATATCTATATTCAGTTTCTTCTTGTTCTCCATATCTTTCATCTTACATCTTACATCTTACTTCTTCCATCTTCCATCTTACATCATCCCTCTTACTTCGTCAGAATATTCGCAAGCGTAGCAATCATGGTGGCGATAGAGGCGATACCAGAGCCCAGGGTCACGGTCTCAGCCGTAGTCATCTTGTTGATCGACTTCTGGGGCACCACAATCTCGCAGCCAGGGCGCACCTTGGTGCGACCCGTCACCTTAGCCACATCACCATTCATATAAATAATGTAGGTGCGCTTTTTCTTTGCCTTGGCACTGTAGCCACCAGCCTGATTGATATAGTATTTTGCCTTTTTGCCAGCCGCAAAGCCCACCGTGTTGGGATACATCACCTCACCACTAATCTTCACCGTACTTGTCAGTCCAGGCACCACCAGTCGGTCACCCTCACGCAGCACGATGTCAGCATCACTGCCAGGTTTTTCCAGAGCCTTGTCCAGCTCGATGCCCACGAAGTAAGTCTCAGGCACCTTCAGCTTCTCCTGAGCTGTCTGGTTGGCAGCCTTCATCTCACTCACCGAGCGGCCACTCTTCAAGGCCTGCTCCATCATCGCAGCCTCGTTCTGCTGTTGCTGCATCTTTACCGATTCCTCATAGCGAATGCGCTCAGCCTCATTCATCTTACGCTCCAGGCGGGCACCAGCCACATAGGCAATCGATGTCACGCCACCAGCCTTTTTAATCAAGTCACTCAAGCGCTCGTTCTGCTTCGTCAGCGAGTAGTCACCACTGAATTGCACCTCGCCCTCCACCGTCACGTTCTGCTGAATCTTATAACCAGGACTCTTACGCACAAACACCTCGTCGAACGGTTGCAGGTGGAAGCCCGGTTCCCCGTCAATCACAAACCCATCCTTCAAGGCAAAGCTGAACGAATGACCCAGGATCGAGTCAGTCTCCGTAGCCTTCGGGTTGATGATTCTGCGCGACACAAACACATTCACCATGGCAGCAGTCTCCTTCAGTCCGCCAGCCTGCAATACAAAGTCCTCCAGCGTCTCATTATCCGCATAGCGATACACACCCGGATACTGCACCTCACCATGAATCGTGATCGTCTGTTCCTCCTGCACATCCTGTCGTGTGGGCACAAACAGCACATCCTCGTTCTGCAGCATGATGTCACTGGCCGAGCCATCCATGATGCCAGCCAAGTCCACGGGAACCACCTCCAGGGTGCGGTCCTTCTTCATGCGGTGCATCACAGCATGGGCCGTAAACGCCTCCTCCGTCACACCCTCACAGTTCTCCATCAAGGTCTTCACACTGTTAATCTGTCCACCCAGCTGATACATGCCCGGACGGAACACAGCACCCTTCACCTCCACCATATTCTCATAGCGGTTCAGGATCGAGTCCACCAATACCGAGTCGCCATCAGCAATCTTAAACGAGCTCATGTCAAACTCATTCACGTTGAATACACTCATCTGCGAGCCCATCTTACGGATCACACGTACCGACTTACGATACGCATCACTGGCAAAGTCGCCCGCATAGTTAATCAGCGACTTCATGCTCTCGTTGCGCTTCATTTCGTAGTACATCGGGCGCTTCACCTTACCGTTGGCACTCACCAAGCAGTCGTATGTGCCCACCGTGATCACATCATTGTCCGCCAGACGCACATTACCCTTCAGGTTACCATTCAGGATATAGTCATACACATCCACCGTAGAAATCAGTCGGTTGTTGCGATACACCTTGATGTTTCGCAACGTACCAATCTCGTTGGGACCACCAGCCATATACAATGCATGAAACACCGTGGCAAAAGCCGATAGCGTATAAGAGCCAGGGGTCGTCACCTCACCCATCACGTTCACCGTGATGGTGCGTGTCTGACCCACCGAGAACATAATCTGTGAACTGCTATAGCGCGTTTTCAGTTGCGCCTTTACACGCTGACTGGCCTGCGCCACTGTCAATCCACCAATCTGAATAGGACCAAAGTCCTCCACCATGGCCTGACCATCAGGCGTGATCGTAGCCTCCACACTCTTCTGCGAAGCTCCATAGATGTCAATAAACACCACATCGCCAGGACCCAGCACATAGTTCTGGGGCGTGGCCACGTTCATAGGCGGCTCAAACGTCAGGTCCTCCTTCTGAAACAGGTCATGACCGAAGATCTTCTTCTGAGCCTTCTTCTCATATTCATCCTTCGCCTTCAGGTAGTCCTGAATCACCTTGCGGTCATACAGGTCAAACGAGTCGGGCATAAATTCATCCATGTCCTTCTTCAGCAGTCCGGCCTTGTAATCCTCAGTCTCCTCCTGTTCCTCCTCATCGTCCAGCGACACGATGCGCCTCGGACTCTTATCCTTCAGTTTCTGCGTCGAGTTGTTGTCCTTCTTCGGGTCGCCATTAGCCTTACGCTGGCGTTTGTCCGTGCCCAGTGTCTTGTCGTTCACGGTGCCCAGGCCCTCATTGTTCTTCAGGCGCTCCACCTTTTTCTGTACACGTTTAATCTGGTCGGTGGTCACACCCTTCTGCACCAGTTTCACTGCAATCTCCTGCTGTGTAGAACCAGCCTTTTGTTCTTTCATAACAAACTTAATGACCTGCTCGTCAGTCAGAGTCGACTGTGCCGAGATGGTCATACAAGTCAGAAAGAACATCCCCAAGAGGAAGAAAACTTTTCTCATATTTATAGATCTATATTTTAGTTCGTTATTTAAGTACCGATTTTAATGGCGATTCGTTGCCTTCTCACCTTATATATAACTGCGTTTCCGCAAAATTATTGCAAAGGTACAACAAAATCTTAAAATAATTGGGTGTTTCATAAATTTTTTGTACCTTTGCGCCGCAATACCGGCATTTTGCCTGGTCATTCAATCTGGGGTTGACTGGATTTGACGGCAAGATGAAATGGTACGTAAGCACGCGGAGCTGGTCGATGGGAGGCTCCCTAATCTCTTCTGTCGGAAAATTAATTGGCAACAATGAGTATGCTCTCGCTGCCTAATCGAAGTACAGTAGATTAACGGCTTAATTCCCTTACAAGGTGAGGGAACGGGACGTTGCTCCAAGGATGTTGTTCCGAATCCGAGGGTCAAGCAACGCAGGTAAATCGGAAATAGCCTGTCGGGCGCTCCGACTGTCAGGTGAAAATTTAGGAGATAAGGCAGTGGTTGGTGGCTTGGGTCTTGCCATTGCACGAAAACGAAGTCCAAGATAAGCGTGTAGAAAGCGTATGGTTTCCTTGTGCGGACGAGGGTTCGACTCCCTCCAGCTCCACTATTTAATTAAATTACTATCAACGTAAACACAGCATGAAAAAAATTATCTGGGTCATCCTCCTCATGATGACCATTGTCTCTTGTGAGAAAGAATTGCTGCTGGACAACAGCGAAAATGACGGACAAACATCGTTGTTAACCTCCCGCCTCAGTATCACCACCCGTGCCGTGGATGACGATGGCCAATTGCAGGCCGTGGCGCAAGGTCGTGTGTATGTCTTTAATGCCCAAAATCAATGCGTAGAGGTTCTATCGACAACCGCAGAAGAAGGCACTTTTTCAACGGAACTCCCCATCGGAGCCTACACCCTTTATGCCGTTGGTGCCGACGATTTGGATCGTTATGTCCTCCCCACCCAGGAAGAAGCTACTCCCACCAGTATTATCACCTGTGCCGAAGGCAAAACCCTGGGAGATCTCCTACTGAAAAAAGCCAACATCGAGCTCAAGCGCAAGGCCACCAACAAACTCACCCTCGACCTCAAACGCCAAGTCCTATGCCTCAGTCAGGTTCAAATCAACAACGTCCCCACCGACGTCACCAGCGTCGAGGTTACCCTCTCTCCCCTCTACAGCGGTGTCACCCTCTCCGAAACCTATTCTGGTTCCAAGTCCTGCACTGTCGAACTGAAAAAAGGCGATGATGATGGCCTTTGGCAATCGGAACCCAAAACCTATCTCTTTCCCTCGAAAGACACTCCCACTATCACCATTTCCTTCACTACCTCCGAAGGCACCCAGAGTTACTCATACTCCACCAACCAACCCCTTGAGGCCAATCACCATGTCATTCTCTCTGGCACCTACGAAGGCCACCAAGGCGTATCCCTCACTGGTGTCCTTCTTTCAGAAAAGTGGGGTGAAAACATCACCATCACCTTCGGCTTCGACACCCCCACAGACAATAATAATTCGAACCCTTCCGACCCCACCGTCACTCCCGTCCCGGGCCGGTTCTACCACGACTACTATGTCGTATCAGTAGATCAAACCAATCATAAGGCTGTTCTATTGTCAAGGGATAATTTGACGTATAGTGAGCCTGCTAAAAACGATGCAAATAATGAGGGTTGGTTGAGGGTTGTAAAATCAGCTATAGCGAAACTCGAGAAGCCCTCTGGTCTTACCTGTGACAGTTGGCGTGTGCCAACCATCGATGAGGCCTTAATATATGTTCAAGATCCCTCAGTTATCACATTGAGCACAAAATATGTGCTATGTGCTTGCATGATTGGAGAGTCATTGGGCTGGATTCGTTATGGCTTAAATAAGGCAGGTGAATTCGATTACGAACAGAATCCTTCTTTCGGAAGCGTAATACCTCTTCGCCCCGTCATCGACATCACCTACTAGTCACCTTATACACAATACACACATGCACACAGCGGGGCCTTAGGTCCCGCTTTTTTAATTTTATTTTTTTATTTTTTCTAATTCTTGACCCCAATTCTTTCTAATTCTTTCTAATTGTTTTCCATCCTCCTCGGGCCCTTTGGCCCCCCTTCTTTCCTGATTAGAAAAGAATAAGCAAGAATAGGCAAAAATTCTTCCCAACAATAAAAAATAATAATTATTTCTTTCCCATTCTTGGCCTTAATTCTTTCTCATTTTTTCCAATTCTTTTCCATCTCGGGCCCTTTGGGCCCCCTTCCTTCCTGATTTGAAAAGAATAAGCAAGAATAGGCAAAAATTCTTCCCAACAATAAAAAATAATAATTAATTCTTTCCCATTCTGAAGTGAACCCAGAAAGTTGGACACAACAGAAAGGTTCAAATGAAAAAAGAATTTAGTTTAGAAGAAAAGATGTCCGCAATTGGGTTTGTGTTCCAAGGCGAGTCAGCCCGTTCTGTGTCCCGTAGACTCCACTTAGGCCATCATATTCTATATGAGTGGATAGAGAGTTACAAACTCCTTGGCATTGAAGGTCTAAAATTAAAGCCGAAGAAGAAAAAGAGGCTTTCATATGAAGAAAAATGCAAAATAGTTCGTGATTATCAGGAAAGTGAATTAACTTTGTTCCAGCTTTCAGCCAAATATCAATTGTCAAGCTCGATAATTGGCAATTGGGTTAAATTGGTTGAGCGAAATGGATTTGAAGCACTGGAATCTCGACGATCCAGGCATTTCCAAACTGGTGAGCATATGGTTAAACGACTACCAAAAGAAGAGTACGAAAAGGAGAACGAGCGTCTTCGCAAGGAGAACGAACGCTTAAGACTGGAGAATCTCCTGCTAAAAAAAGTGAGAGCCTTAGTCGAGGAAAGAGAAACCCAAAACAGAGCGATTGGGCGCAAGCCATCGAAGAACTAAGGCGTAATGAGCATGCGGACTTAGATGTCCTGCTAGAGCTCAAGAAGATGGCGCGTAGCACGTTCTACTATCACCTCAAGCACGGCAAGAAGAAAGACAGGTACAAGGAAGTAAAAGATATGATATACACCGTATTTCATAAGCACAAAGGTCGTTACGGCTACAGGCGTATAACGCTGGAACTCCGTAAAGATGGCTGTCCTATCAATCACAAGACAGTCAAGAAGCTTATGGACGAAATGGAACTGAAGAGCGAGGTGAGGAAGGTGAAATTTCACTCCTATAAAGGAGAAGTTGGCAAGACTGCGCCTAATATCATAGACAGGGATTTTACAGCTGAAAGACCTTATCAGAAGCTTGCAACAGACGTGACCCAGATGACGATAGGCGGACGCAAGATTTACCTGTCACCTATACTTGACATGTGCGATGGTGAGATTCTTGCATATTCAATCACAGAGAAGCCAAACATGGAAATGGTACTCGGTATGCTCAACCAGATGTACAGGCGTATAAAGCTGCCTGAGGGTGTCGTATTGCACTCTGACCAAGGATGGCACTACCAGCACGTAGCCTACCAGAATAGTCTAAAGAAACATGGCATTATCCAAAGCATGTCTCGCAAGGGAAATTGTCTGGATAACGCCATGATGGAGAATTTCTTTGGTCTCATGAAGTCAGAGCTGCTGTATTCTGGAAAGTACACATCAGCAGACACCTTCATCAAAGACCTGGTAGAATACATGGAATATTATAATAACGAGAGAATAAAACTGAGGCTTAATGGCATGTCGCCCGTACA from the Prevotella sp. E15-22 genome contains:
- a CDS encoding glycosyltransferase family 2 protein, with the translated sequence MQEKDIKRVLVLLSSYQGERYIAEQLDSLLGQSYQALDIVVRDDCSTDATRSILHDYEQKSGRITVIEGDNVGCARSFWLLLQYAKAHLEDYAYFAFCDQDDYWLEDKVSRAVAQLEQAQEEGPCLYCSNLTYTDAELHTLGLKRQGLPETTNKAKSLVESFATGCTMVFNRALLQVATSYDVQRLHLHDLWLFHSCMFLGKIIYDPQPYILYRQHRNNEIGAKSTFIQRLHSKMKSFKTLKTQHFREIEAQELLKAYDTLLSVDDRKLISFVATYRQHWWLRLSWLLGLPHAPKGIRMTRATDQFFLMIRILIGKV
- a CDS encoding glycosyltransferase, coding for MKEQTIAILMATYNGERFLREQLDSIMVQTCHDWHLYVHDDGSTDATMDILKDYAGRFPQQISLLDYASQGGACRNFLSMMERVDAPYYMFCDQDDVWVSEKVEISLKEMQALEASLQGKGIVVFSDLCIVDEHLKMTYESMWLHTGVYPQYLRTFDDFGGHTANVTGSTMLFNKQAKLCCRYDAKKAIMHDCWVCLCTLKEGGLIHGINQKLVLYRQHGNNCLGSGDTEAKAVNWTYRLRHLTKVIRSNRNYYAMLASLGYGSIIKYIKFKLKYKKRIKLGRY
- a CDS encoding lipopolysaccharide biosynthesis protein; amino-acid sequence: MVNKRDTKRSKLLISNVAASFVVKGWSAFIVLWMVPLTLTCLGSYKNGVWLTISSILVWIDQMDIGLGNGLRNKLAIHMAHQQYEEARQIVSSTLAMLICIVVPLLLILWALIAYGDVYGMLNVDPELIPELRTALTAAVTLVCMTFVLKFIGNVYMGMQLPAVSNLLLALGQTVALILTALLYYTDQASFTAIVIANTAAPLLVYLIAYPYTFFKQFPMLRPSLKWVKMGAAMELGNLGVKFFWLQVAALIQFATANILISRFFTPEMVTPYQIAYRYVSIVMIAFTVICMPFWNATTDAYERGDMDWIRRSSRRMNWMTMMILGLLVLMVIISPWVYDIWIGDRCEVPMGMTAMMALYIFLMVLSLRYSYFLNGVGALRLQLYMTVMTVVFIPLAWLVSRETHNILCFMGVMCFCIAPSIVVNMLQFNKILKGRATGWWRIK
- a CDS encoding EpsG family protein codes for the protein MTVFYLIFIGLTIYFSIRYDGIEEYDSHKVHRMWLMCGYLVCLSGFSYGLGADKFTYMEEFEYYSKDLSETGDFILKGLMIRGQMPFWTILNMVCKTVFDSFYAVQFLESMAINIAVCYFVMKYTHRYFIFLLIYFLSLQYFIFNTEVMREGFALALVLVGMKFWMDGKRWVFFVMLLLALMFHLSAAIAILFPFAFIRISWKTLLYAFLAAAMVWLISDVILGRLILAVLGGSEAMSTKVMYYSLQATSVFGFIRHAARYLVFPFVIMYTSVQFEPSEELKRCKERFTAYMCMLAIFASAIPGFMRFYNYAYILYFIAFADFIFLLFRVKEHLIIRLATLAGSLFFVLDLYTGHYKITNTYFYEFFYPYTCVLNEDANVEFRPIAHQEATMLKVEDKSIRNIE
- a CDS encoding chain-length determining protein, with the protein product MENKKKLNIDIRKIFNTCMSRKWLFFKVWGITFVLACVWIFPQPRYYTAEVSIAPEGSNNEDVGSLASLASSFGVSLGNGSGDAIYPQLYPDLFSSTQFMVNLMDIRVKTLDGEVETDYFTYLKEHQKQNVLTAPFRWVGDQVKSLFKKEDNRIPGKDGQRFNPFQLSKKDSEIFSKAMDNIVCTYSRTTDVVTINVTDQDALVCALMADSVKAHLQEYITDYRTKKSRIDYEHYKTLTNEARQAYDKARIAYASYADSHQEVYLLSAKTKMDDLENEMQLKYNIYTAMNTRLEAAQAKVQENTPVFTTLTNATVPVKPAGPKRMIFVAAMLFLATCGTVVHIFRKELKEWF